AAGAATGAcaaatgatttatatatatatatatatatatatatatatatatatatatatatatatatatatatatatatatatatatatgacaatgtcagaccacggaggaaaatgaaacaggaatttccttaagtactttcgtatattaaatacatcttcagaaggaaacatgattccttctgaagatgtatttaatatacgaaagtacttaaggaaattcctgtttcattttcctccgtggtctgacattgtcacattcttaatcacgtgtttattttcgtgatatacacacacacacacacacacatatatatatatatatatatatatatatatatatatatatatatatatatatatatatatatatatatatatatatatatatgaatttctgGCTTCATGGGATTAATAACTGCCGTCCCAGACTGGAGAACAATATTGCCTTCGTATATTATAAAACAACTGTGTGTATTTGATGTTTtttatgggatatgaagagccagAATATTCAGGTCTAATATAGGTTACTGTGAAATATTGCCGGAGGATATTATATTGTGTATTAGTTCGCCTCCCTGTAATTGGACTGGTGTATAGATACATTTATACACTAATAGTTTATTTTGGCGATAAAGTTCATTTTGTCGTTAATGCGACCATTAATACATTTACTAGCATTACCTGGGCACACTCATATGTATACAATACATatgcacatatacacacacacgttcaTTCGAGttagggggcctcgcggctgagtggacagtgattgggggtcgtagttctaatggctcgggttcgattcgatTATTACGTTTTCTGACGTCTGGAAACTTTTGTTGTTATGTCATTCTCAAACTGCTACTCTGCTTCTACCCCGACAGTACCCACATAGAGTGAGTTGGGAGTCACAGCATTAGACAATCAACAGCTTTTTTGAAGGTATCCAGGAGCTGGCAATCGACCCAGCAAAAACAGTTAGATAAGTACACAGTCCCGTGAGTTAATGAGAAGACTCCGGACCACAAAAGATCGCCGGAGACTGCGAGAGAATCGTGACCAAAAATTTGACTCGACAAAGTCTGGTGTCGTACCTGATTCCTTGGGGGTCAAGTCCGATGTGTCGGGGAGTTtacctccatgtgtgtgtgtgtgtgtgtgtgtgtgtgtgtgtgtgtgtgtgtgtgtgtgtcggttacAAACCGACCAGCAGGAATAATAACTAAGTCCTGAACAAATTTCATAACTTGAGTCAACTCTCTGTGTATATACATGAGAATTAGGTTATATCCCCCCGGTGTATACATACCTTGAATATTTCGTTTGATTCAGTGTTGGGTTAAGATCTATCAGCCTCGTGTGTTACCGACTCAAACTTAACCGACACAAGCTTATACTCACTAACCAGCAACAGCTACTTTAGTGCTGAGTAAAGCTTAGGGTCAATATACGCTTATGTATTCACTGAGAAATTGGGTATACTTCCTTTCTGTGTATTTAAAACTGCTATTTACCAggtatacctctctctctctctctctatatatatatatatatatatatatatatatatatatatatatatatatatatcactgctatACACATAGTATACCTCTCTGAGTATACTCCGTTCTCTCACCACTAATATATTAAGAACTTGTGGGAAAAGAACACTATATAATCtaacaaatatattattatataaaaatacAACACATAAAAATTGGCAAATAGGGAAAACATATAAATAATTAcctaaaaaatatatttaaaatagaTATAATCCTAGGGATTATAAGAATTATTTGAATCGGATCAATATTTAAGAATGATTTAGGAGTGGTAGTTAAGGGCCTtgaatggtagttgtggtgtggttcaGCTTCCCCTGAACAATTTGCCTGTATCGGAAGGCGTCGTAAACAAGGCTGTTAATTCCTAGAAATTCCCAAGGATTCCCCTGACAGCCGTAAATGTCTTCAAGATGTTTGTGGTTTTCAATTACCTTAGCCAATTCCCTTGAGCAGAGTCTTGTGATTACCCTGGTTACTGCAGTACtgctcttgtctgtctgtctgtctgtctgtctgtctgtctgtctgtctgtctgtctgtctgtctgtctgtctgtctgtctgtctgtctctctctctctctctctctctctctctctctctctctctctctctctctctctctctctctctctctctctctctctctctctctctcccttaacccaatttatctgcctctccctcgttctCTCCTTTATCTCCTCGTTCCTCACGTCTTCCGTTCCACAACTCACATCTGCATCCTATAAAATATTAATGCCTCCCTCGGGGCAAGAGAGAGATACACGCATATTGCAAACTGACTTGAGATTTATCTTGCTCTCGCCAACACTATTAAATTCCGTGGCCATCGTTAGTGCTTTACATATgcccttttttcatgtagtgatcTTCCTCTACATAAAGACTTGTCAAAAGGCTTCAAATCCTTCTTAGTTTCTCGTGGTATAATTTTTGAAGGTGTCTTTGGGACGGTTTCAAGTAACAAGAGGAAGTAGAGTGTGATTTACTAGGTACAGAAGCTGTGTGTCAGTAGCGTTCTTGTTGTTGTTCAGAGTATTCGTGAAATTCGTGAGGTGGTATACCTgtgcaggcgataagtcacaataacgtggctataagtatgttgaccagaccacacacactagaaggtgaagggacgacgacgtttcggtccgtcctggaccattctcaagtcgattgtgtgtgtcAGCAGCGGTCTTGTCTATGCTCAAAGTATTCGTGAAATTCGTGAGGCGGTATGCCTGTTTCCTGGTGACTGGCTGCTACCAGTAGCGGCCAAATTTCGGAGGTTTTTAAAATCGTGTAGCGACACTGTGACTATGTTATTGGGTTTTGTAATGAGccgccaccaccaacccacacttcaTTAATACAACCGTGACGAGGAAGAAGAATGCCTTATTTCCTCTTATAaaaaacgtcacttttcgctcgtatgcatcacacaaggccccaaaatcgtcGTAGTAGAAAATTTAATCGACtggccaaagtgacgtactgtcccgttttctattttgggtcctctggtaggttaggatagggcactttAAATTGAcgtttttcttgacgttgggaaacgttAGGAGAAcaagctggctgcctggctggaggATAGATAGTGAAGAGATAATAAAGAGCTGACACCGGTGTTGACAGCCAATCCCTTATTGACTTTATTTGCACCGTGACCCGCACTGATGGACGTCAGTTGACGTATGGCGCAGTCTAAGGGATATAATGATCCCGGTAGTCAAGTTGCTCGAGACTCTGCCAACGACTCACTAAGGTGGAGAGCGGCCTAAATGCCTCTGACGGCTGATAGCTATAAACTTTATTAGAAAATCGTTAAACTATTTTTGGTTTATACCGAGCTAAATTATCCCTGGGAAAGTTCAGGCACTGAAGATATTGAGCGGTGAGAGGCAGTGATTATGAATGGTAAGAGAGTCAAAGAAAATGTGAGTGAAAATAATGAAatctgaaagagagagagagagatagagagagagagaggaagaggagagagagacacagagagggagaggagagagagacacacacatagagaggaagaggagaaagagAAAGGGGGGAATTAGATTTAAGACAGCAAAAGCTGAAAATTAGTGAATATAGCGTTAGTTTAAAAAAACATAAAACATATATCACCTTTCATTATTCATTCCTTCTATTAATATTATAAACATATATAGAATACCAATAACAAATTTATAGTCTCCCACTTATTACAACACACCCGGGTTTTCTTTGGTAATAACAAaatcatataaaatatatatatatatatatatatatatatatatatatatatatatatatatatatatatatatatatatatatatatatatatatatatatatatattcggccTGTTTTATTCCAGAGGCAGAAATGGCGTATGCAATATATGCAAGTGAAGTGAGCGCCAAATCGAAGTTTCCTCTTTCAAATACACTCGCCAAAAAAATACATCAAAGAACCAATTTTTCGCTCCAATAGTAAACCTGTCCGACAATTTGATACCACTGGAAACTCACGCTGCCTAGGGTAAGAACTCAAAGGCAAAACATATCGGGAATTGTCGGCCAAAAGAAACTACAAGTTTTAATGGTAGAAAATAAGAAGAGGTTGAGCCTCTAAGAGTATGTTGAGGGGGTGTTTATGTGAAATAATGTTTGGGGGTGGTTGTCTGAATGTGTATGACTGACTGATCTGtatgtttctctctctgtctctctgtctctctctctgtctctctctctctctctctctctctctctctctctctctctctctctctctctctctctctctctctctctctctctctctctctctctctctctccgcagcATCTCATCTCAATTTGCTTAATTTGATCTCCCTTTAAGAGCCGGAGTAGCATAGCCCGAGATTGTTGGACATTTACGAAGCGATTCTCCCGCGTGAACCTGGAGCATTAGAAAAATATCCTAAGGCCATCACTCGAGGATAAAATAAACGGATCCCAAGTAGACCTTTGGAGGTGATCCTCCAGATATTTTGACACACTCGCTGTTTTCATCCAAAGGCTGACGGCGTTTGCTGACAGCGGGCCATAAGATTAGCGAGACTGACGTTGGTCTGGGCTGACGTTTGTTTATTGGTGACGATGAACTTAAGGAACTTGAGAGGATGGATTACAGTGTATGATATTTATCCACCTACAGACAAAGCCACCTACAGACAAAGCCACCTGCAGACAAAGCCACCTGCAGACAAAGCCACCTACAGACAAAGCCACCTACAGACAAAGCCACCTACAGACAAAGCCACCTACAGACAAAGCCACCTGCAGACAAAGCCACCTACAGACAAAGCCACCTGCAGACAAAGCCACCTACAGACAAAGCCACCTACAGACAAAGCCACCTACAGACAAAGCCACCTGCAGACAAAGCCACCTACAGACAAAGCCACCTACAAAGCCACCTACAGACAAAGCCACCTGCAGACAAAGCCACCTACAGACAAAGCCACCTACAGACAAAGCCACCTGCAGACAAAGCCACCTACAGACAAAGCCACCTGCAGACAAAGCCACCTGCAGACAAAGCCACCTACAGACAAAGCCACCTGCAGACAAAGCCACCTACAGACAAAGCCACCTACAGACAAAGCCACCTACAGACAAAGCCACCTGCAGATACGTATAAAGTGGTTGTCAAAGTGAGCACACAAAGAAGGGAACACATTTAGAAACTACTGCAGTTAACCACTGATAATTAAACAAGATTGTTACGCAATTCAGGCCAAAAATCTTCGCACTAGAAAATGCTCGTGAAATTGACAAaccgtctcgttttctgttttgggtcctctggtaggttaagataagagcactttagtacgacagtttcttcacgttgggaaaccttaggaggaacgGACTGCCAAAGATTAAAGTGTCGATTCAGTCGACTAAAGCGCGTCTGGGTTCCtctgggacgtaggttcgaacccttatcacggccctttgtggatttgctcatccTTGCCTATCTTGGCTGCGGCGGAGTGATGCCAGGCTTCCCGCCCGCGGTGGGGATCACACACGCAGTGGCGATGCTCACTTCATTCTCCTTCACAGTCATTTTCGGCGCTCTGAGAGCCCCCAGCTGCCGCCCCAAGGATCTTACACAATAACAAAAACCCGATGACTTTACAGCAAGTTTTCCCTGGGGATGTTTTTTGGTGGGGGTGATAGCCGTAGTAATAGCAGCCCTCAGACCCAACACACCTGGGCCTCAGGGCCTATCCCACAACAACAGCATtaaacaggatgaacaacccagcggggttttcttcctattggggagtgttgtacatgctgctatggcggtgtgtccactcacaggatgagtggcgctgcccaatactgtcactatggcggtatgtccactcacaggatgagtggcgctgcccaatactgtcactatggcggtatgtccactcacaagatgagtggcgctgcccaatactgtcactatggcggtatgtccactcacaggatgagtggcgctgcccaatactgtcactatggcggtatgtccactcacaagatgagtggcgctgcccaatactgtcactatggcggtatgtccactcacaggatgagtggcgctgcccaatactgtcactatggcggtatgtccactcacaggatgagtggcgctgcccaatactgtcactatggcggtatgtccactcacaagatgagtggcgctgcccaatactgtcactatggcggtatgtccactcacaagatgagtggcgctgcccaatactgtcactatggcggtgtgtccactcacaggatgagtggagctgcccaatactgtcactatggcggtatgtccactcacaggatgagtggcgctgcccaatactgtcactatggcggtatgtccactcacaagatgagtggcgctgcccaatactgtcactatggcggtatgtccactcataagatgagtggcgctgcccaatactgtcactatggcggtgtgtccactcacaagatgagtggcgctgcccaatactgtcactatggcggtatgtccactcacaggatgagtggcgctgcccaatactgtcactatggcggtgtgtccactcacaagatgagtggcgctgcccaatactgtcactatggcggtgtgtccactcacaagatgagtggcgctgcccaatactgtcactatggcggtatgtccactcacaggatgagtggcgctgcccaatactgtcactatggcggtgtgtccactcacaagatgagtggcgctgcccaatactgtcactatggcggtatgtccactcacaggatgagtggcgctgcccaatactgtcactatggcggtgtgtccactcacaagatgagtggcgctgcccaatactgtcactatggcggtgtgtccactcacaagatgagtggcgctgcccaatactgtcactatggcggtgtgtccactcacaagatgagtggagctgcccaatactgtcactatggcggtgtgtccactcacaagatgagtggcgctgcccaatactgtcactatggcggtgtgtccactcacaagatgagtggcgctgcccaatactgtcactatggcggtgtgtccactcacaagatgagtggcgctgcccaatactgtcactatggcggtatgtccactcacaggatgagtggcgctgcccaatactgtcactatggcggtgtgtccactcacaagatgagtggcgctgcccaatactgtcactat
The DNA window shown above is from Procambarus clarkii isolate CNS0578487 chromosome 6, FALCON_Pclarkii_2.0, whole genome shotgun sequence and carries:
- the LOC123754209 gene encoding protein FAM47A-like; the encoded protein is MNLRNLRGWITVYDIYPPTDKATYRQSHLQTKPPADKATYRQSHLQTKPPTDKATYRQSHLQTKPPTDKATCRQSHLQTKPPTDKATYRQSHLQTKPPTDKATYKATYRQSHLQTKPPTDKATYRQSHLQTKPPTDKATCRQSHLQTKPPTDKATCRQSHLQTKPPTDKATYRQSHLQIRIKWLSK